From a single Bradyrhizobium sediminis genomic region:
- a CDS encoding DUF1858 domain-containing protein: protein MPIGFDDLVHDVMNDWPATIRVFLDFRMGCVGCPIACFHTVDDACGEHHVDRDAFLKALREVVASQ from the coding sequence ATGCCGATTGGCTTCGACGATCTGGTGCACGACGTCATGAACGACTGGCCGGCGACCATCCGGGTCTTTCTCGACTTCAGGATGGGGTGCGTGGGCTGTCCTATCGCGTGCTTCCATACCGTGGACGACGCATGCGGAGAGCATCACGTCGATCGCGACGCCTTCCTGAAGGCGCTGCGCGAAGTTGTCGCATCACAATGA
- a CDS encoding Crp/Fnr family transcriptional regulator encodes MTAPTPDDLKTASQTAVLCGLNPRTVQALLAPATVVELEPGDALFRQGEPAAAFFIVIEGWIKLYRITPAGDEAVLHVLTKGESFAEAVAFAGGRYPATASAATDSRVVLIPAHHVMCCIREIPDIAIAMIASTSQHLHQLVQRVEQLSAQSGLQRVAEFLAALCPNINGSCRISLPYDKSLIAGRLGLKPESLSRVFAKLRLVGVDVRASDVVVSEVALLRSLIASDRIKARSGMNGGRHQLGEGRAQH; translated from the coding sequence ATGACCGCTCCGACGCCAGACGATCTGAAAACCGCTTCACAGACGGCCGTGCTCTGCGGTCTCAACCCGCGGACGGTCCAGGCCCTTCTTGCGCCCGCCACTGTCGTCGAGCTCGAGCCCGGCGACGCCCTGTTCCGGCAAGGCGAGCCGGCTGCGGCGTTCTTCATCGTCATCGAGGGATGGATCAAGCTGTACCGGATCACGCCCGCCGGCGACGAGGCGGTTCTTCACGTTCTCACCAAGGGCGAGAGTTTCGCCGAGGCGGTCGCCTTCGCAGGGGGCCGTTATCCCGCCACAGCTTCCGCCGCCACCGATTCCCGCGTTGTCCTGATACCGGCGCATCATGTGATGTGCTGCATTCGCGAGATACCGGATATCGCGATCGCGATGATTGCGTCGACCTCACAGCATCTCCATCAACTGGTTCAGCGCGTCGAGCAGCTTTCCGCGCAAAGCGGTTTGCAGCGCGTAGCGGAATTCCTCGCCGCATTGTGCCCGAACATCAACGGCTCCTGCCGGATTTCGCTGCCTTACGACAAATCCCTGATTGCCGGGCGGCTCGGGCTCAAGCCGGAATCGCTGTCGCGGGTGTTCGCGAAGCTTCGTCTGGTCGGTGTCGACGTTCGTGCCTCCGATGTCGTGGTCAGCGAAGTCGCCCTGCTCAGGAGCCTGATCGCCAGCGATCGAATCAAGGCCCGCAGCGGGATGAATGGCGGAAGGCATCAGCTCGGCGAGGGCCGGGCTCAGCACTGA
- a CDS encoding cbb3-type cytochrome c oxidase subunit I, with protein MTAETVIGAVPAQAEFRTCQYTGLKVDTAAQALIKANAVAAVVFLAIGGLMGLLVALTRWPAVHLLPADWFYLILTGHGANVLLFWIIFFEMAVLYFASAILLNSRLAAPKLAWVGFVMMVVGAIATNVAVLQGDSSVMFTSYPPMKAQPHFYLGLILFAVGALIGCAIFFATLAIAKEEKTYEGSIPLVTFGALTAAIIAVFTIASGAIILIPTWLWSLGLINDIDPLMYKVVWWAMGHSSQQINVSAHVSLWYLTAALLVGAKPLSEKVSRTAFFMYILFLQLASAHHLLADPALDASWKIVNTSYMMYLAVLGSMVHGLTVPGAIESAQRKNGYNRGVFEWLRKSPWGHPAWAGMFLSLVFFGFIGGISGVVLGTEQLNVLMHNTIYVPGHFHGTVVAGTTLAFMGATYLVLPLVFEREILFPKLAKIQPYLFGIGAAGISLFMMGAGTLGVPRRHWDITFSDANLSFAHSAGAFLMMGLNGIFAIIAAIGGILFILVVVGTVFFGEKIKAGHKLTFPLHSGGGAAVSHYGSEKAPKLPGTIILVMIFFVCFVLYYFINWKYLSELWLFR; from the coding sequence ATGACCGCAGAAACCGTCATCGGTGCCGTGCCTGCGCAGGCAGAGTTCCGCACCTGCCAATATACCGGCCTCAAGGTCGACACCGCGGCGCAGGCGCTGATCAAGGCCAATGCCGTGGCCGCGGTGGTGTTTCTCGCCATCGGCGGGCTGATGGGCCTGCTGGTCGCGCTGACGCGCTGGCCGGCGGTGCATTTGCTTCCGGCCGACTGGTTCTACCTGATCCTGACCGGGCACGGCGCCAACGTGCTCTTGTTCTGGATCATCTTCTTCGAAATGGCCGTGCTCTATTTCGCCTCCGCGATCCTGCTCAATTCGCGGCTGGCGGCGCCGAAGCTCGCCTGGGTCGGTTTTGTCATGATGGTCGTCGGCGCGATCGCGACCAATGTCGCGGTGCTGCAGGGCGATTCCAGCGTGATGTTCACCTCCTATCCGCCGATGAAGGCCCAGCCGCATTTCTATCTCGGCCTGATCCTGTTCGCGGTCGGCGCCCTGATCGGCTGCGCGATCTTCTTCGCGACGCTGGCGATCGCCAAGGAGGAAAAGACCTATGAGGGCTCTATACCGCTGGTGACCTTCGGCGCGCTGACCGCCGCGATCATCGCGGTGTTCACGATCGCCTCGGGCGCCATCATCCTGATCCCGACCTGGCTGTGGTCGCTCGGCCTGATCAACGACATCGACCCCCTGATGTACAAGGTGGTGTGGTGGGCGATGGGCCATTCCTCGCAGCAGATCAACGTCTCGGCGCATGTCTCGCTCTGGTACCTGACCGCAGCGCTCCTGGTCGGCGCCAAGCCGCTGAGCGAGAAGGTGAGCCGTACCGCCTTCTTCATGTACATCCTGTTCCTGCAGCTCGCCTCGGCGCACCATCTCTTGGCCGACCCTGCGCTGGATGCGAGCTGGAAGATCGTCAACACCAGCTACATGATGTATCTGGCCGTGCTCGGCTCGATGGTTCACGGCCTGACTGTGCCGGGAGCGATCGAATCGGCGCAGCGCAAGAACGGCTATAACCGCGGCGTGTTCGAGTGGCTGCGCAAGTCGCCCTGGGGTCATCCGGCCTGGGCCGGAATGTTCCTGTCGCTGGTGTTCTTCGGCTTCATCGGCGGTATCTCCGGCGTCGTGCTCGGCACCGAGCAGCTCAACGTGCTGATGCACAACACCATCTACGTGCCGGGCCACTTCCACGGCACCGTGGTGGCGGGGACCACGCTCGCCTTCATGGGCGCGACCTATCTCGTGCTGCCGCTGGTGTTCGAGCGCGAAATCCTGTTTCCCAAGCTCGCCAAGATCCAGCCCTATCTGTTCGGGATCGGCGCCGCCGGCATCTCGCTGTTCATGATGGGGGCGGGCACGCTCGGGGTCCCGCGCCGGCATTGGGACATCACCTTCAGCGACGCCAACCTGTCGTTCGCTCACTCGGCCGGCGCGTTCCTGATGATGGGTCTCAACGGCATCTTCGCGATCATCGCGGCGATCGGCGGGATCCTCTTCATCCTGGTCGTCGTCGGCACGGTGTTCTTCGGCGAGAAGATCAAGGCCGGTCACAAGCTGACCTTCCCGCTGCACTCCGGCGGCGGCGCCGCAGTCTCGCACTACGGCAGCGAGAAGGCGCCGAAGCTTCCGGGCACGATCATCCTGGTCATGATCTTCTTCGTCTGCTTCGTCCTCTACTACTTCATCAACTGGAAATATCTGTCGGAACTCTGGCTGTTCCGCTGA
- the cyoE gene encoding heme o synthase codes for MRAAVGLTISLLKLRIGVAIAASALAGIAVASGPALAWWQITGLALAILGASGAAGAFNHYYERDVDRLMRRTRARPFASGTFKPSPWWLVGFLGLLAASLGLASVSAGNVAAAYVFLGAFTYGIVYTVWLKRRSTWNIVVGGLAGSFAVLAGAAAVDPSPQVIPTVLAVALFLWTPPHFWSLAAAKGQDYAKAGIPMLPVVVPAYAWTLAILVHSVALAAVSLVPLWFGEGLLYGLGAGLGGGYFVWKSVKLYRVPSKENAMANFFASLVQLALLIAGALLASAVRHWL; via the coding sequence ATGCGCGCCGCAGTCGGACTGACGATTTCGCTCCTGAAACTCAGGATCGGCGTCGCGATTGCGGCGAGCGCGCTGGCCGGCATCGCGGTCGCGAGCGGACCGGCGCTGGCATGGTGGCAGATCACCGGCCTCGCACTGGCGATCCTCGGCGCCTCCGGCGCGGCCGGCGCCTTCAACCATTATTACGAGCGCGACGTCGACCGGCTGATGCGGCGCACCCGCGCGCGGCCGTTTGCCAGCGGAACCTTCAAGCCGAGCCCGTGGTGGCTGGTCGGATTTCTCGGGCTACTGGCGGCGTCGCTCGGGCTCGCCTCGGTCAGTGCCGGCAACGTCGCGGCGGCCTATGTCTTCCTCGGCGCCTTCACCTACGGCATCGTCTATACCGTCTGGCTGAAGCGTCGCAGTACCTGGAATATCGTAGTCGGCGGCCTGGCCGGAAGTTTCGCGGTGCTCGCCGGTGCCGCGGCGGTCGATCCGTCGCCGCAGGTGATCCCGACCGTGCTGGCGGTTGCGCTGTTTCTGTGGACGCCGCCGCACTTCTGGAGCCTTGCGGCCGCCAAGGGCCAGGACTACGCCAAGGCCGGCATCCCGATGTTGCCGGTGGTGGTTCCCGCCTATGCCTGGACATTGGCGATCCTCGTCCATTCGGTGGCGCTGGCTGCCGTCTCGCTGGTGCCGCTGTGGTTCGGCGAGGGGCTGCTCTACGGGCTCGGCGCCGGACTTGGCGGCGGCTATTTCGTCTGGAAGAGCGTGAAGCTGTATCGCGTTCCTTCCAAGGAGAATGCGATGGCGAACTTCTTCGCGTCGCTGGTACAACTGGCGCTACTGATCGCCGGCGCGCTGCTCGCGAGCGCCGTCAGGCATTGGTTATGA
- a CDS encoding SCO family protein, with product MLAHLFIAPVSAEAASPQLDPAATVAKGTQALGRAIGNYTLVDMKGAPLALRDYRGKPLVISLVYTACSSVCPPTTQHVIDAVNEAGRMIGLDRFNVLTVGFDARNDTPARLTQFASTQGIRSLNWRVASADPATIEALLGDLGFSYRAVAGGFDHLTQTTIVDREGRIYRHVYGEEFPLQMFMEPLKDVVYGTTTSFTFRGIVDRIKFICTAYDPGAGRYRIDFGLVFGGVIAAFSLLVMGGLILREWFRSAHA from the coding sequence ATGCTCGCTCATTTGTTCATTGCGCCGGTTTCCGCAGAGGCCGCGTCGCCCCAGCTCGATCCCGCGGCAACGGTCGCCAAGGGAACGCAGGCGCTTGGACGAGCCATCGGCAACTATACCCTTGTCGACATGAAGGGCGCGCCACTGGCGCTGCGCGACTACCGCGGCAAGCCGCTGGTGATCAGCCTGGTCTACACCGCCTGCAGTTCGGTCTGCCCGCCGACCACCCAGCATGTCATCGACGCCGTGAACGAGGCCGGGCGGATGATCGGCCTGGACCGCTTCAACGTGCTCACGGTCGGTTTTGACGCGCGCAATGATACGCCGGCGCGGCTGACCCAGTTCGCGTCGACCCAGGGCATCCGGTCGCTGAACTGGCGGGTAGCCAGCGCCGATCCCGCGACCATCGAGGCGCTGCTGGGCGACCTCGGCTTCAGCTACCGCGCCGTGGCCGGCGGATTCGATCATCTGACGCAGACCACGATCGTCGACCGCGAGGGCCGGATATACCGCCACGTCTATGGCGAGGAGTTTCCGCTGCAGATGTTCATGGAGCCGCTCAAGGACGTCGTCTACGGCACCACGACATCGTTCACTTTCCGCGGCATCGTGGACCGCATCAAGTTCATCTGCACCGCTTACGACCCCGGCGCCGGCCGCTACCGTATCGATTTCGGGCTGGTGTTCGGCGGCGTGATTGCGGCATTCTCTCTCCTCGTCATGGGCGGCCTCATTCTGCGGGAATGGTTTCGCTCGGCGCACGCATGA
- a CDS encoding cytochrome b N-terminal domain-containing protein, which produces MIGAIRRVLRAGFSLIERPFERLFTPQLNPLAQLGALGFFFFWIVAVSGIYLFIFFDTGIERAYQSVEHLTQDYWFHAGVMRSFHRYASDLMVVMVVVHLLREFSLDHYRGVRWFSWITGLPIIWLLYASGITGYWLVWDKLAQYVAVVSSELLDWLPIFGEPIARNFISTGTLTSRFFSLMVFMHVAVPLFLLFIMWIHIIRISRPKMNPPRTLALLSLAALLAVSIWKPALSQGPADLAKVPAEVGLDWLYLPLYPLTDIWGNGAVWAFLGAFSLMIGLMPWLPPLRRAKAAQIDLAHCNGCARCAEDCPYEAIRMVPRTDGLPFPTEAAVNPSLCVSCGICVGACPSSTPFRRSEDLKTGIDLPDYSLKELRERVIAAAATLTKPGRVLVLACEHGAAGGRLDGTVVMPCVAMMPPSLIDFVLSRDLADGVVVAGCAESACYNRLGIQWTEQRFAGQRDPYLRARVPRDRIATIWASALEVTKAESAIASFAATIAGLPPLRLRSPLPVSPMSPAAKPPEPAELKGDS; this is translated from the coding sequence GTGATCGGCGCCATCCGCAGGGTGCTTCGGGCAGGATTTTCGCTGATCGAGCGGCCGTTCGAGCGGCTGTTCACGCCGCAGCTCAATCCGCTCGCGCAGCTCGGCGCGCTCGGCTTCTTCTTTTTCTGGATAGTGGCGGTGAGCGGGATCTACCTGTTCATCTTCTTCGACACCGGCATCGAGCGGGCCTATCAATCGGTCGAACACCTGACCCAGGACTACTGGTTTCATGCCGGCGTGATGCGCAGCTTTCATCGCTATGCGTCGGACCTGATGGTCGTGATGGTGGTGGTGCATCTGTTGCGGGAATTCTCGCTCGATCATTATCGCGGCGTCCGGTGGTTCTCCTGGATCACCGGCCTGCCGATCATCTGGCTGCTCTACGCCTCGGGCATTACCGGCTACTGGCTGGTCTGGGACAAGCTTGCCCAGTATGTCGCGGTCGTCTCGTCGGAGCTTCTGGACTGGCTGCCGATTTTCGGGGAACCGATTGCGCGAAATTTCATTTCCACCGGCACGCTCACCAGCCGCTTCTTCTCGCTGATGGTGTTCATGCATGTGGCGGTGCCGCTGTTCCTGCTCTTCATCATGTGGATTCATATCATCCGGATCTCCCGGCCGAAGATGAACCCGCCGCGTACGCTCGCGCTGTTGTCGCTGGCGGCATTGCTCGCGGTGTCGATCTGGAAGCCCGCGCTGTCGCAGGGCCCCGCCGATCTGGCGAAGGTGCCGGCCGAAGTCGGCCTCGACTGGCTTTATCTGCCGCTCTATCCCCTGACCGACATCTGGGGCAACGGTGCGGTCTGGGCTTTCCTGGGTGCCTTCTCGCTGATGATCGGGTTGATGCCCTGGCTGCCGCCGCTGCGGCGGGCGAAGGCTGCGCAGATTGATCTGGCGCACTGCAATGGCTGCGCGCGCTGCGCCGAGGATTGCCCCTACGAGGCCATCCGGATGGTCCCTCGCACCGATGGCTTGCCGTTCCCAACCGAGGCGGCGGTCAATCCATCGCTCTGCGTATCCTGCGGCATCTGCGTCGGCGCGTGCCCTTCCTCGACGCCGTTCCGCCGCTCCGAGGACCTCAAGACCGGAATCGATCTGCCTGACTACTCGCTGAAGGAATTGCGCGAGCGGGTTATCGCCGCCGCCGCTACGCTGACGAAGCCGGGCCGCGTGCTGGTGCTCGCCTGCGAGCACGGTGCGGCCGGCGGACGGCTCGATGGAACGGTGGTGATGCCCTGCGTCGCAATGATGCCGCCGTCGCTGATCGACTTCGTCCTCAGCCGCGACCTCGCCGACGGCGTGGTGGTGGCGGGCTGCGCGGAAAGCGCCTGCTACAACCGCCTCGGTATCCAATGGACGGAGCAGCGCTTCGCCGGGCAGCGCGATCCATATTTGCGCGCGCGGGTTCCGCGCGACCGGATTGCCACGATCTGGGCCTCCGCGCTCGAGGTGACCAAGGCCGAATCCGCCATTGCATCATTCGCTGCCACCATTGCCGGCCTGCCGCCGCTGCGCCTGCGTTCGCCGCTGCCGGTGAGCCCCATGTCCCCGGCCGCCAAGCCTCCCGAGCCCGCCGAGCTGAAGGGGGATTCGTGA
- a CDS encoding bacteriohemerythrin, with protein MGLLHWEDRYSVGNAAVDHEHRELVELVNRLYDEATSQGSKDAVLNFFGDLFKAISAHFALEERFMRERGYDQLTQHKNDHERLLDEIRDIMEDFEASDRFDEGLLAQRLDAWFSRHFETHDARLHNALGTHPG; from the coding sequence ATGGGCCTGCTGCATTGGGAGGATCGTTACAGCGTCGGGAACGCCGCGGTCGATCACGAGCACCGGGAGCTTGTCGAACTCGTCAATCGACTCTACGACGAGGCCACGTCGCAGGGATCGAAAGACGCCGTGCTCAATTTCTTCGGCGACCTGTTCAAGGCGATCTCGGCGCATTTTGCGCTCGAGGAGCGCTTCATGCGCGAGCGCGGTTACGACCAGCTGACCCAGCACAAGAACGATCATGAGCGCCTGCTGGACGAGATTCGCGACATCATGGAGGATTTCGAGGCCAGCGACCGCTTCGACGAAGGTTTGCTCGCGCAGCGGCTCGATGCGTGGTTTTCCCGGCACTTCGAGACCCATGACGCAAGGCTGCACAACGCGCTCGGCACGCATCCCGGGTGA
- a CDS encoding c-type cytochrome — MKRMITVVAISMVSASGAFAQDVAAGATSYKKCAACHDVGPTAKNKVGPVLNGLDGRKSGTAAAYNYSDANKGSGITWNEEVFLEYIRDPKGKIPGTKMVFAGIKNEGEAKSLWAFLKQYDAEGKTK; from the coding sequence ATGAAGAGAATGATTACGGTGGTTGCGATCTCGATGGTATCGGCGAGCGGGGCGTTCGCACAGGACGTGGCGGCCGGCGCAACCTCGTACAAGAAGTGCGCCGCCTGCCACGACGTGGGACCGACGGCGAAGAACAAGGTCGGACCGGTGCTGAACGGCCTCGATGGCCGCAAATCCGGAACCGCGGCCGCCTACAACTATTCCGATGCCAACAAGGGTTCCGGCATCACCTGGAACGAGGAAGTGTTCCTCGAATACATCAGGGATCCCAAGGGCAAGATCCCGGGCACCAAGATGGTGTTCGCCGGCATCAAGAACGAGGGCGAGGCGAAGAGTCTCTGGGCCTTCCTCAAGCAGTACGACGCGGAAGGCAAGACCAAGTAG
- a CDS encoding FAD:protein FMN transferase, whose translation MRSDAPTRRRVITIFAAAAASAVAGSPARPDEADYVWHGVAMGADATILFNGVEPAAARSAIAAAAAEIDRLEDALSLFRDNSELRRLNRDKQLHAPGGDMRRALALALDIAGRSGGLFDPSVQALWEAHVDWFAASPGAGLPPDELIAKARTAVDWRRIAVETDSIRTGADQRLTLNGLGQGYVTDRVADLLYSRGLRHIFVDLGEQRALGPRQDGAPWLVARADAAPLTLSGGALATSEGSGCVLGASGAAHHLFDPRNGRSATHWKTITVHHRSAAVADALSTALYAASSAEIEALLPRFAGTAIWATGHDGRERRWISPPVDGTIG comes from the coding sequence ATGCGATCTGACGCTCCGACGCGACGACGCGTCATCACGATTTTCGCTGCCGCCGCCGCTAGCGCCGTGGCCGGCAGCCCTGCCCGCCCCGATGAGGCCGACTACGTCTGGCACGGCGTTGCGATGGGCGCGGACGCCACCATCCTGTTCAACGGGGTCGAACCCGCGGCCGCCCGCAGCGCGATTGCCGCCGCGGCCGCGGAAATCGATCGTCTCGAAGACGCGCTGAGCCTGTTCCGCGACAACTCGGAACTGCGGCGCTTGAATCGTGACAAGCAGCTGCATGCGCCTGGTGGCGACATGCGCCGCGCACTGGCGCTGGCGCTCGATATCGCCGGCCGCAGCGGCGGGCTGTTCGATCCCAGTGTCCAGGCGCTCTGGGAAGCGCATGTGGACTGGTTTGCCGCATCGCCCGGCGCCGGGCTGCCGCCCGATGAGCTGATCGCCAAGGCGCGGACAGCGGTCGACTGGCGCCGGATTGCGGTCGAGACTGACAGCATCCGTACCGGAGCCGATCAGCGCCTCACGCTCAACGGCCTCGGCCAGGGCTATGTCACCGACCGGGTCGCGGACCTGCTGTATTCACGCGGCTTGCGGCATATCTTCGTCGATCTCGGCGAGCAGCGCGCGCTCGGGCCGCGCCAGGACGGTGCGCCATGGCTGGTCGCCCGCGCCGATGCGGCGCCGCTCACACTGAGCGGCGGCGCGCTGGCGACCTCGGAAGGCTCAGGCTGTGTGCTCGGCGCGTCCGGCGCTGCGCATCATCTGTTCGACCCGCGCAACGGCCGCAGCGCCACACACTGGAAGACAATCACGGTGCATCATCGCTCTGCCGCCGTCGCCGATGCGCTGTCGACGGCGCTTTACGCCGCTTCATCAGCTGAGATCGAAGCCCTGCTGCCGCGCTTTGCGGGAACGGCGATATGGGCGACCGGCCACGACGGACGCGAGCGGCGATGGATTTCGCCGCCGGTCGATGGGACCATCGGCTGA
- a CDS encoding NosR/NirI family protein — MLRIFAALVLAASGGAQAADLGIARQFFPSESSATIEQPQGTPPAAIVRGSNGRILGHAFSTYEVSGSVGYAGRPLDIVAAVTPEGIIAGARIVAHEEPILVIGIPREALAAYVAAFKGFDIRTGAGLKQTRDLASGPHAVAGATITSTVIRDAIVRSARAIWRSRSGAAENVARLDRETLRRSSWPSLLAEGAVQRLLVSRGEAAKMLGTRDNEPEKAFIDLWLALATPPPIGESLLGQRIYESELARIGPEDDLVLIGATGLYSFKGTEWRRSDSFNRIEIIQGGRTIRLKPADHTAIEALRAAGAPELREIAVFRIARSSGFDSTKPFRLDLDLGPAASAAGPAVVSLEYRIPDRYLIAPRVAPAAALSGKAAQSDASAPSQAPLWQDIWWARSYEIAALGAMLAVLGGILIFQDSVTAHGRFYYRLRTGYLLLTFVFLGLIANAQLSVVHVLTFIHALLSGFRWELFLLDPMVFLLWSFVAISMLFWGRGVFCGWLCPFGTLQELTNQLARRLGIKQIEIPFGLHERLWMIKYVAFVGILAISLRSIITAFQFAEVEPFKTAITMKFLREWPFVLYAGSLLVAGLFIERFYCRYLCPLGAALAIPARMRMFEWLKRYRECGSECHVCARRCTVQAIHPLGQINPNECIYCLKCQANYFDHDVCLHLKKRATRRQPFAATPVPTSAGARPKGAGDAI, encoded by the coding sequence ATGTTGCGCATTTTCGCGGCGCTGGTGCTGGCGGCGAGTGGCGGCGCGCAAGCCGCCGATCTCGGAATCGCCAGACAATTTTTTCCATCGGAAAGTTCCGCGACGATCGAGCAGCCGCAGGGAACTCCTCCGGCCGCCATCGTCCGCGGCTCCAACGGCCGTATTCTCGGCCATGCGTTCTCGACCTATGAGGTTTCCGGTTCGGTCGGTTATGCCGGCCGGCCGCTCGATATCGTCGCCGCGGTCACGCCCGAGGGCATCATCGCCGGCGCCCGGATCGTGGCGCATGAAGAGCCGATTCTCGTGATCGGCATCCCGCGCGAGGCGCTGGCCGCCTATGTGGCGGCCTTCAAGGGCTTCGATATCCGCACCGGCGCCGGGCTCAAGCAAACCAGGGATCTCGCGAGCGGCCCGCACGCCGTAGCGGGCGCGACCATCACCAGCACCGTCATTCGCGATGCCATCGTGCGGTCGGCGCGGGCGATCTGGCGCAGCCGAAGCGGCGCTGCGGAAAATGTTGCACGGCTCGACCGCGAAACCCTGCGCCGGTCGTCCTGGCCATCCCTGCTCGCCGAGGGCGCGGTGCAGCGGCTGCTGGTGTCGCGCGGCGAAGCAGCGAAAATGCTCGGCACCAGGGACAATGAACCGGAAAAGGCTTTCATCGATCTCTGGCTGGCGCTCGCCACACCGCCGCCGATCGGCGAAAGCCTGCTGGGGCAGCGGATCTACGAAAGCGAACTGGCCAGGATCGGCCCCGAGGACGATCTCGTCCTGATCGGCGCGACCGGGCTCTATTCCTTCAAGGGCACCGAATGGCGCCGGTCCGATTCGTTCAACCGCATCGAAATCATTCAGGGCGGCCGAACCATCCGGCTGAAACCCGCCGACCATACCGCCATCGAAGCGCTGCGGGCGGCCGGCGCACCCGAACTGCGCGAGATCGCGGTGTTTCGGATCGCGCGCTCGAGCGGCTTCGATTCGACCAAGCCGTTCCGGCTCGATCTCGATCTCGGGCCTGCGGCGTCCGCAGCCGGCCCTGCAGTGGTGTCGCTGGAGTACCGCATACCCGACCGGTATCTGATCGCGCCTCGGGTTGCGCCGGCGGCGGCACTGTCCGGCAAGGCGGCACAATCCGATGCGTCCGCGCCAAGCCAGGCGCCGCTATGGCAGGATATCTGGTGGGCCCGCAGCTACGAAATCGCGGCGCTCGGCGCCATGCTTGCCGTGCTCGGCGGCATCCTGATCTTCCAGGACTCGGTAACCGCTCATGGCCGCTTCTATTACCGCCTGCGCACCGGTTATCTGCTGCTGACCTTCGTGTTTCTCGGCCTGATCGCCAACGCGCAATTGTCGGTGGTCCATGTCCTGACCTTCATTCATGCCCTGCTGTCGGGCTTCCGCTGGGAGCTGTTCCTGCTCGACCCCATGGTGTTCCTGCTCTGGAGTTTTGTGGCGATCAGCATGCTGTTCTGGGGACGTGGCGTATTCTGCGGCTGGCTGTGCCCGTTCGGGACCCTGCAGGAATTGACCAACCAGCTGGCGCGGCGGCTCGGCATCAAGCAAATCGAAATTCCGTTCGGGCTGCACGAGCGGCTCTGGATGATCAAATATGTCGCCTTCGTCGGCATCCTCGCGATCTCGCTACGCTCGATCATCACCGCGTTCCAGTTCGCCGAGGTCGAGCCGTTCAAGACCGCAATCACCATGAAATTCCTGCGCGAGTGGCCGTTCGTGCTCTATGCGGGGAGCCTGTTGGTCGCCGGGCTGTTCATCGAGCGGTTCTACTGCCGCTACCTCTGTCCGCTCGGCGCGGCGCTGGCGATCCCGGCGCGCATGCGGATGTTCGAATGGCTCAAGCGCTACCGCGAATGCGGCTCCGAATGCCATGTCTGCGCACGGCGCTGCACCGTTCAGGCGATTCATCCGCTCGGCCAGATCAATCCCAACGAATGCATCTACTGCCTGAAATGCCAGGCCAACTATTTCGACCACGACGTCTGCCTGCATCTGAAGAAGCGCGCGACGCGGCGCCAGCCGTTTGCAGCCACGCCTGTTCCGACCAGCGCCGGCGCCCGACCGAAGGGAGCCGGTGATGCGATCTGA